A single region of the Accipiter gentilis chromosome 6, bAccGen1.1, whole genome shotgun sequence genome encodes:
- the ARL14 gene encoding ADP-ribosylation factor-like protein 14: MGLQSTKHSKVKQANILILGLDYAGKSTLLYKFKYNDVFLTIPTVGFNVDMIETEKDFTLTFWDVGGQQKMRKVWCNFLENTDGLLYVVDSSDKQRLEESKKEFEIILKNEFIKSVPVVVLANKQDLPGALNAEEITRRLKMKKYCSDRNWYVQPCCAITGEGLSEALQRLTTFAKHYSRSKETSTIFKEIETL, from the coding sequence ATGGGCCTCCAGAGCACCAAACACTCCAAAGTCAAGCAAGCTAACATACTGATCTTAGGACTTGATTATGCGGGAAAATCTACACTGTTGTACAAGTTCAAGTATAACGATGTTTTTCTAACAATTCCAACAGTTGGTTTTAATGTTGATATGATTGAAACTGAGAAAGATTTTACACTGACGTTTTGGGATGTTGGAGgacaacagaaaatgagaaaagtttggtGCAATTTCCTGGAAAACACAGACGGACTGCTGTATGTTGTGGACAGCTCTGATAAGCAACGTCTGGAGGAATCAAAGAAAGAATTTGAAATCATTTTAAAGAATGAATTTATAAAAAGCGTACCAGTTGTCGTGCTAGCGAACAAGCAGGATTTGCCTGGAGCTTTGAACGCTGAGGAAATAACCAGGAGACTGAAGATGAAGAAATACTGCAGTGACAGAAATTGGTATGTACAACCCTGTTGTGCTATCACAGGAGAAGGTTTGTCAGAAGCTCTCCAAAGACTAACCACATTTGCAAAACACTACAGCAGATCAAAGGAGACTTCTACAATCTTCAAGGAAATCGAAACACTTTAA